The segment CTGCTCACCGTCGCCGCGCCGGATGTCCCCGGCAAGCACCCGCGGCGCCGTCGACCGGCCGAGATAGGTGCCGAGCAATGTCAGCGCCGAGCGGCGCTGGCTGTGCACCTCGAAGACGATCGCGACCGGATGCAGGATCGATTCGAACAGCGCGATGTCGTCGGCCGAGAAGCCCCCCGCGCGGCGCGTCGCCATCGTCAGCGACTTGAAGCTGCCGTCGGAATAGCGCAGCGGAAAGGCGACATAGTCCGTCGCGCCATCGGCTCTCAGATCGGCCAGGATGCCGAACTCCCCCGGTTCGGGTGTCGGGCTCACCGCGACACGGACCGTCCGGCCCGACGTGTAGACGTGATACAGTGGACTGTTGGTGAATATCCGGTCGTTCACCAGCGACTGCGGGAACTGCCGCCAGGACACGCCCTGCCCCTCGATCCACAGCGCCGTTTCGGCGCGGATCAGCGGATGCAGGATCGGGATGCCCGTGGTCAGCCTGTAGACCGGCACGCCGTCGGCGACGAGCCGCTCGCCGAGCCGGCCGATGAAGCTGCCAAGGTCGGGGCTGGAATGTCCTTCCTCGAGTATCCAGTCGCGCAGGTCGCGCACGCGGGTCCCCGTCGTCATCTCAATCGTCCTTCGCAACCGGATCGTTTGACCGGGATGGGCCGATCTCTTAGGCAACTGCCGACCGCAGACAATCGCCGACGTCCCCGATGCCCAATCTGATTCTCGTCCATTGGCCCGAACGGCAGTCGCTCGACGACTTCCGCGAGATCGCGCGGCTGATCCGGGCGCGTGCGCCGGAGATAGGTGTGATGATCGCCAAGGGCAAGGAACGCGAGCTCGGCATCGTGCTCAGGGCAGCCCTGCGTCCGACGATGGTCGTCTCGATGATGCCCCGCAAGCGCTTCCGGGTGCTGCATGGCCGCGTCTACGAGGGGCACGATCTGCCCAAGAGCGAGCAATATCGCCGCTATCGCGCCGCCGGCATCCCGGTACCGGACTGGGAGGT is part of the Tepidamorphus gemmatus genome and harbors:
- a CDS encoding adenylate/guanylate cyclase domain-containing protein, which codes for MTTGTRVRDLRDWILEEGHSSPDLGSFIGRLGERLVADGVPVYRLTTGIPILHPLIRAETALWIEGQGVSWRQFPQSLVNDRIFTNSPLYHVYTSGRTVRVAVSPTPEPGEFGILADLRADGATDYVAFPLRYSDGSFKSLTMATRRAGGFSADDIALFESILHPVAIVFEVHSQRRSALTLLGTYLGRSTAPRVLAGDIRRGDGEQIEAVIWFSDLRGFTDLSGEFTPRELVDVLDFYFETMTDAVEERGGEVLKFIGDAVLAIFPYANEQEARQAAANALDAAQAAVLNLQDIHDRDCAACASRLSVGISLHVGAVFYGNVGGRERLDFTVVGEAVNIGSRINGLTRDLDVPVLASEDFVEYAPAVFEEMGIYTLRGVRRPQRVFRPAATVPLMAGPMLQNVSSRP